A window of the Pongo abelii isolate AG06213 chromosome 10, NHGRI_mPonAbe1-v2.0_pri, whole genome shotgun sequence genome harbors these coding sequences:
- the KRT8 gene encoding keratin, type II cytoskeletal 8, with the protein MSIRVTQKSYKVSTSGPRAFSSRSYTSGPGTRISSSSFSRVGSSSFRGGLGGGYGGASGMGGITAVTVNQSLLSPLVLEVDPNIQAVRTQEKEQIKTLNNKFASFIDKVRFLEQQNKMLETKWSLLQQQKTARSNMDNMFESYINNLRRQLETLGQEKLKLEAELGNMQGLVEDFKNKYEDEINKRTEMENEFVLIKKDVDEAYMNKVELESRLEGLTDEINFLRQLYEEEIRELQSQISDTSVVLSMDNSRSLDMDSIIAEVKAQYEDIANRSRAEAESMYQIKYEELQSLAGKHGDDLRRTKTEISEMNRNISRLQAEIEGLKGQRASLEAAIADAEQRGELAIKDANAKLSELEAALQRAKQDMARQLREYQELMNVKLALDIEIATYRKLLEGEESRLESGMQNMSIHTKTTSGYAGGLSSAYGGLTSPGLSYGLGSSFGSGAGSSSFSRTSSSRAVVVKKIETRDGKLVSESSDLLPK; encoded by the exons ATGTCCATCAGGGTGACCCAGAAGTCCTACAAGGTGTCCACCTCTGGCCCCCGGGCCTTCAGCAGCCGCTCCTACACGAGTGGGCCCGGTACCCGCATCAGCTCCTCGAGCTTCTCCCGAGTGGGCAGCAGCAGCTTTCGGGGTGGCCTGGGCGGCGGCTATGGTGGGGCCAGCGGCATGGGAGGCATCACCGCAGTCACGGTCAACCAGAGCCTGCTGAGCCCCCTTGTCCTGGAGGTTGACCCCAACATCCAGGCCGTGCGCacccaggagaaggagcagaTCAAGACCCTCAACAACAAGTTTGCCTCCTTCATAGACAAG GTACGGTTCCTGGAGCAGCAGAACAAGATGCTGGAGACCAAGTGGAGCCTCCTGCAGCAGCAGAAGACGGCTCGGAGCAACATGGACAACATGTTCGAGAGCTACATCAACAACCTTAGGCGGCAGCTGGAGACTCTGGGCCAGGAGAAGCTGaagctggaggcagagcttggcaACATGCAGGGGCTGGTGGAGGACTTCAAGAACAA GTATGAGGACGAGATCAATAAGCGTACAgagatggagaatgaatttgtcCTCATCAAGAAG gatgtggatgaagcttaCATGAACAAGGTAGAGCTGGAGTCTCGCCTGGAAGGGCTGACTGACGAGATCAACTTCCTCAGGCAGCTGTATGAAGAG GAGATCCGGGAGCTGCAGTCCCAGATCTCAGACACATCTGTGGTGCTGTCCATGGACAACAGCCGCTCCCTGGACATGGACAGCATCATTGCTGAGGTCAAGGCACAGTACGAGGATATTGCCAACCGCAGCCGGGCTGAGGCTGAGAGCATGTACCAGATCAAGTATGAGGAGCTGCAGAGCCTGGCTGGGAAGCATGGGGATGACCTGCGGCGCACAAAGACTGAGATCTCTGAGATGAACCGGAACATCAGCCGGCTCCAGGCTGAGATTGAGGGCCTCAAAGGCCAG AGGGCTTCCCTGGAGGCTGCCATTGCAGATGCCGAGCAGCGTGGCGAGCTGGCCATTAAGGATGCCAACGCCAAGTTGTCCGAGCTGGAGGCCGCCCTGCAGCGGGCCAAGCAGGACATGGCGCGGCAGCTGCGTGAGTACCAGGAGCTGATGAACGTCAAGCTGGCCCTGGACATCGAGATCGCCACCTACAGGAAGCTGCTGGAGGGCGAGGAGAGCCG GCTGGAGTCTGGGATGCAGAACATGAGTATTCATACGAAGACCACCAGCGGCTATGCAG GTGGTCTGAGCTCGGCCTATGGGGGCCTCACAAGCCCCGGCCTCAGCTACGGCCTGGGCTCCAGCTTTGGCTCTGGCGCGGGCTCCAGCTCTTTCAGCCGCACCAGCTCCTCCAGGGCCGTGGTTGTGAAGAAGATCGAGACACGTGACGGGAAGCTGGTGTCCGAGTCCTCCGACCTCCTGCCCAAGTGA